TTGGTGATGGCTTTGGGCGTCAGCGCCTGTTCCGGCAAGAAGGGGGAGGCCAAGGATGGCAAGTCGGCGGCTCATGCTGCGGCAGGCCACGCCTCGGTGGTCAATTTCGCTGTGGTGCGCAATGATAACGCGCCGGTTCTTGTTAGCGGTACCGGTACGGTCAGTGCCTGGCAGGAAGTGGCTGTCGGCGCCGAAACCGGTGGCCTGACCGCCGTCGCCCTTCTGGCCGACGAAGGCCAGACCGTCAAGCAGGGGCAGCCCCTGCTGAAAATGAACGATGTGCTGCTGCAGGCCCAGCTCAAGCAGACGCAGGCCAATTATAACCAGTCCAACAAGGCCTATCAGCGCGCCCAGACCCTGTTCCAGCAGGGCTATCTGTCGGCTTCGGCGCTCGATAACGCCGAAGCCTCCAAGCTGACCACAGAGGCCGCCATGCAGACGGCGCAGACCCAGGTCAATATGGCGACCGTGCGCGCGCCGGTCTCCGGCATCATCACCCATCGCACCGCCGTGCTCGGCCAGAACATCTCGCAAGGCGCGGAACTGTTCAAAATTGTCCGTGATGGCCGCATCGAACTGAACATGGAAGTCGTCGAAACCGACCTCAAGGGCATTTCGGCCGGCCTCCCGGCCACCGTGACCAGCCAGTCGACCGGTCCGGTCAGCGGCACGGTCCGTATCGTCACGCCGATGGTCGATCCGTCCACCCGCCTGGGCTATGCGCGCATCAGCGTGCCGTGGTCATCGGGCCTGCGTCCCGGCATGTTCGCCTCCGGCACCATCAATGCCGGTGCGCAGAACGTCATGCTCGTGCCGCAAAGCGCCATTGTCTATAACGAAAACGTGCCGCAGGTCTATCTGCTCGGTCCGGACAACAAGGTCCATCTGCGCAAGGTCACCGTTGGGCCTACGACGCCCACCAAGGACATCATCATTCGTGATGGCGTGTCGGTCGGTGATCGCGTCATCACCACGGGCGCCGGCTTCCTGAACGACGGCGATAGCGTGAAGGCCACGGCCGCGCAAACCGGCGGAGAGCACTAAGATGTCATCTCAAGCAGCCTCACCTCAAGGCGGGGGCGGCTTCCAGATTTCTTCCTGGTCGATCCGCAACCCCATCCCCACGCTCGTCTTCTTCCTGGTGATGACCGTCGCCGGCATTCTGGGCTTCCAGCAACTGCGCATCAACAACTGGCCGGATATCGACTTCCCGATCGTGGTCGTCACGGTTATCCGTTCGGGTGCGGCGCCGACCGAACTGCAAAATCAGGTCACGCGCATCGTTGAGGATTCGGTATCAGGCCTGGGCGGCGTGCGCCATATCCAGTCCGTCGTCAATGAAGGCGCCTCGACGACGCTGGTGACCTTCCAGCTTGACGTTGATCTTGAAAAAGCGACCAACGATGTGCGCAACGCCGTGGCCGGCGTGCGCGGCAACCTGCCGTCCGATGTGCAGGACCCCATCGTCTCGCGCGTCGAGAACGCGCAAGGCCAGCCCCTGCTGAGCTACACCATTCGCGCCGCCAATATGTCGCCGGAAGACCTGAGCTGGTACGTCGATAACGACGTGGCCAAGAAGGCCCTGGCGGTCAAGGGCGTGTCCGGTCTGACCCGCGATGGCGGCGTCAATCGTGAAATCCGCATCGAACTCGATCCGTCCAAACTGGCGGCGCAGGGCGTGACCGCCGGCGACGTCAGCCAGCAACTGCGTTCGTTCAACGTCAACATGCCGGGCGGCCGTTTTAATTCCGGCAGCGCAGAACAGACGATCCGTACCGTTGGCGGCGCCGACAGTATCCAGCAACTGTCGGATACGCGCATCACCCTGTCCAATGGCGGCACGGTCCGTCTCGGCGATATCGCAACCGTCTCCGACACCTGGTCCGAGCCCCGCGTCCGGGCGCGTCACAATGGCAATGAGGTCGTCGGCTTCAGCGTCCAGCGCACCCGCGGCACATCGGAAGTCCACGTCGCCGAAGGCGTCCGCGAAGCCATCAAGGCTTTGCAGGCCTCTAACCCGAACGTGCAGATCGAGGAAGTGTCATCGAGCGTCAACGAGGTGCAGCGCAGTTTCGATACGTCGATGGAAGCCCTGCTGATCGGTGCGGCCCTGGCCGTGCTGGTGGTCTGGCTGTTCCTGCGCGACTGGCGGGCGACGTTCGTCTCCGCCATCGCCATGCCGATGTCGCTGCTGCCGACCTTCTTTGTCATGCACATCTTCAACCAGTCGTTCAACGTGGTGACGCTGCTGGCGCTGTCGCTGACGGTCGGTATTCTGGTCGATGACGCCATCGTCGAAATCGAAAATATCGTCCGGCACATCCGCGCCGGCAAGAAGCCTTATCAGGCCGCCATTGAGGCTGCCGACGAAATCGGCCTGGCCGTCGTGGCGACCACCGCAACCCTGATCGCCGTGTTTGCCCCGACGGGCTTCATGCCGGGCATCGTTGGCCAGTTCTTCAAGAGTTTCGCTATCGCCTCGTGCGTCAGCGTCTTCTTCTCGCTGGTGGTGGCGCGGACCCTGACACCGCTGATGGGCGCCTATCTGCTGCGTACCAATACCAAGCATAAGGATGACGAACCCTTCTGGATGAAGAGTTATCTGAAGATGCTGCGCTTCTGCCTGCGTCACAAGATTCTGGTCGTTGTCTGCTCGATCCTGTTCTTCATCGGATCGGCGGGCATGCTGATCACCATTCCGAGCGATAACATCCCGGCCAGCGACGAAAGTCGTTCGGTGATGAGCCTGTCACTGACGCCGGGGGCTACGCTCGCGGAAACCGACGCAGTGGTGAAGCGCATCCTCGGCGACCTCAAGTCTCATCCGGAAGTTTCCAGCACCTATGTGACGGAAGATATGGAAAGCGCCACGATCACCATCAATCTGGTGCCGAAGAGTAAGCGCAAGCTGACCCAGGCCCAGTTCGAGCAGAAGTTCTCCGAGACGCTGAAAAATTATCCCGGCCTGCATAGCAGTTTTGGGCAGGATGGCGGCGGCGGCACCGGCGTGGCCTATATCCTCGCTTCGGATAATGAAGAACTGCTGCGGACCACCTCCCAGCAACTGCTGCGCGAAATGTCGGCCCTGCCTTCGCTCACCAACGTCCACTCGGCGGATAATCTGGTGCGTCCGGAAATCATCATCACGCCTAAGCCTGACCAGGCGGCGCTAATGGGAGTATCCACCAGCACCATTTCTTCCGCTGCGCGCGTCGCCACCATGGGCGATATCGATCAGATCCTGGCCAAGTATAATGACGGCGACCGCCAGATTCCGATCCGTGTCCTGCTCAAGGAAGACGCCCGCACGAACGTCACCAATCTCGAAACCCTGATGGTGCCGACCAAATATGGCACCTCGGTGCCGCTGTCGGCGGTGGCGGATATCACCTTCGGCGCCGGTCCTATCGCCATCAACCGCATCGACCGGACCCGTTCGGCCACGGTCAATGCCGATCTGAACGGCGTGCCTAACGGGATCGCGGATGCGGCGGTTCTGGCCACTCCGATCATGAAGAAGATCAAGGCCGGCGAGATTCCGGGCGTCCACATCGTGGTCAATCCGAACAACGAAGACTTCGCGGAAATGATTCCGAATTTTATCATCGCCATCCTGACCGGCATCTTGCTGATGTATGTCGTTCTGGTGCTGTTGTTCGGTTCGTTCAGCCACCCGATTACCATCCTGCTGGCCTTGCCTCTATGTTTCGGGGGGGCGTTTATTGCCCTGATCGCCTGCCGCATGAGCATGTCCATGCCATCCCTGATTGGCCTGATCATGCTCACCGGCATCGCGGCGAAGAACTCGATCCTGCTGGTCGAATACGCCATGATGTCTATGAAGGAAGGCATGTCGCGCGCTGAGGCCCTGATCGAATCAGCTCACAAGCGTGCGCGTCCGATCGTAATGACCACGGTCGCCATGGGCGCCGGCATGTTGCCGGTGGCTGTTGGGTCTGACAGTTTCCGTCAGCCGATGGCCGTGGCCGTGATCGGCGGCCTGATCACCTCGACCCTGCTGTCGTTGCTGTTCGTGCCTGTGGCTTATGAACTGGTCGATAAGGCATCGAACTTCTTTGGCAAGTTCATCAATATTAGGGCCGAGGGTAAGGACGATCCTGAACCGCCGACGCCGGATGATAAAGGTCATTATGAGGGCCGGTTCTAAAACCTGAAAGCCCGCCGGATCGCTCCGGCGGGTTTTGTTTTAGGGGATCACGGAAAGACACGGAATTAGAGAATGACGCAGTCTATCTGCACTTTCGCTGCCGACCCGAAATTCACAATCAAGCCAAGTCTGAGATGGGGGCCACGCAAATAGTTTAAGACTTGCAATTTGTGCTGCGGAGCAATGGCTTCGCAGGCCTTGAGCTCGACAATGATCTTATCAAAACAGATGAAGTCGGGACGGTAGGTTTGAACCAATGGCTCGCCTTTATAGGCGAGCGCCAAAAGGTATGTCTGTACGCTGGAATTCCTTGGCAAGACACTCCTGATAGACAGGTTCGAGAAAGCCGAAGCCCATTTCTTTATAAACTTCAAATATGGCGCCGCGTATCTGGAAAACTTCATTTTCGTACAGGAGCTTATCCATACAGAATTCCGTGCCTTTCCGTCTTTTTCCGTACCTTTCTGTGATCCTCTTCGTCCTCTCAAACCGGCGAAATCCGGATCGCCATAATCTGATTGCGTTGCTTGCGCATGATCTGGAACTTGCGGCCATAGAAGATGAAGGTCTGGCCGGGTTCGGGAATGGTGCGGGCCTCGTGGATGACCAGTCCGGCCACGCTCACCGCGTTGTCGTCCGGCAGATCCCAGTCCATGGCGCGGTTGAGATCGCGGATCGGCATATCGCCATCGACGTGGATCGAACCATCGGCCTGCTTGCGCAGTGAGGTCAGCACGGCATCGTGCTCATCGTCGATTTCGCCAACGATCTCTTCCAGAATATCTTCCAGGGTCACCAGACCCTGCAGGGCGCCGTATTCATCAACCACCAGCGCGAAGTGCGACTTCTTCTTGAGGAAGGCCGCCAACTGATCCTTCAGATTGGTGGTGTCGGGGATGAACCACGGCTCGCGGATAATCGCCATGACATCGACGCTGTTGACATCGCCCCTGGAGCGCGCCACCGCCGCCATCAGGTCGCGGGCGTGCAGCACGCCGATGATGTTTTCGGTGTTGTCCTTGTAGAGCGGCAGGCGGGTATGGCTGAAACTGAGCGCGGCCTCGATGATCTCGGCCGTCGTCAGATCGGCGTCGATCATGTCGATCTGTTTGCGGTGGACCATGATCTGGCTAACATCGAGTTCTGCCAGATCGAGCACGCCGCGGAACATATTGCGATCGTCGATCTGCACGGCGCCTTCGTCGTGATGGTATTCGACCGCGCCGCGGATCTCTTCGTGCGCCGCCAGAACGTCAACCGCCATCGAGAGCTTGACGCCAAAAAGGCCGAGCACGGCGCGCACAAACCATTGCACGGCATTGATCACCGGTCCAAAGGCGATCACGATCCACATAACCGGCCGTGACATGAAGCGCGCGGTATCTTCCGGGCGCATGATGGCCAGGGTCTTCGGCAGCACCTCGGCGAACACCAGCACAAGCACGGTCATGACACCGGTCGAGATGGCGGCGCCCCAGGGGCCGGGGATAGCGCGGTCGATCGAGATGGTGGCTATGGCGGCTGCGCCGATATTGAGCACATTCTGCAGCAGCAGGATGGCGCCAATCATCTTTTCCTGATTGGTCAGCAGCTTGTTGACGCGCTTGGCCGCCTTGTCGCCGTCGCGCTCAAGCTGGTGCATCCGGCCGCGCGACGCGGCGGTCAGCGAGGTTTCGCCGGCGCTGAACAGGGCGGACACCCCCAGGATAACGATCAGGACCGGAACGAGGGTTATCAGCGCGGCGATCAGCATGGGATGTGGCCTTTAAGCGGGCGCGGAAACGGCAGAAACGGCGCCGTCGAGGACGAGGAATTCGGCGATCAGTTCGGCGCTGACCTTCTTGGCGACGAAGGCGTGACCGATACCGCTGACCAGAACAAAGGTCAGGGTGCCGCCCTCGGCCTTTTTGTCATGGCCCATGTGGGTGATCAGGCGGTCGGCGTCGAAAGGTTCATTCCGAATGTCGGACATGCGCGTCGGTAGACCGGCGTGGCGGATGGCGGCGACGGCGCGGGCCTCTTCTTCCTCGGTGCATTCGCCATTCAGCGCACTGTACCGGAAGGCCTGCGCCATGCCGATGGCGACGGCCTCGCCATGCAGCAGGGTATCGCCAAAACCGACCTCGGCTTCGAGCGCATGGCCGAAGGTGTGACCCAGATTGAGCAGGGCGCGTTGGCCGCCTTCACGTTCATCGGCGGCGACGATCTCGGCCTTCATCTCGACCGAGCGCGCCACGGCGTGCAGGATGGCGGCGGGTTCAAGCGCCAGAACGTCGCTGTCATGGGCTTCCAGCCAGTCGAAGAAAACTTTGTCGCCGAGCAGACCGTACTTGATGATCTCGGCGTATCCGCACTTGATTTCACGCGCCGGCAGGGTTTTGAGGATATCCAGATCGCACAGCACCAGGCGCGGCTGCCAGAAGGCGCCGATCAGGTTCTTGCCCTTTTCGTGGTCGATGGCCGTCTTGCCGCCGACGGACGAATTCGACCTGGGCCAGAACGGTGGTCGGGATCTGGATAAAGTCGATGCCGCGCATATAGATGGCGCAGGCGAAGCCGGTCAGATCGCCGATCACGCCACCGCCCAGCGCGATCACCACGTCCTTGCGGTCAAGGCCATAGTCGAGCATGGCGTCGACGACGAATTTCAGGCCGTCATAGGATTTGCTTTCCTCGCCGGCCGGCACCACGATCTTGTGCGTCTTGTGGCCGGCGGCTTCGAACTGCGCCAAGATGCGGTCGGCGTGCAGCGGACCGACGTTCGAATCGGTGACCATGACCACGCGCTTGTTGACGAGGAACGGGCCGACCCACGTTTCGGCGTCTTCCAGCAGGCCGGCGCCGACGATGACGTCATAGGGCTTGAAGCCTTCGCCCGAAACCGGGATGCGGCGATACGCGCTCATTGTCCACCTGTGACGTATGCGTGAAGGGCGCTCAAAACCTGATCGAGCGATTTGACGTGGCTTTGATCGCCGGTGTCGACCGTCACATCGGCCATTTCATAAAGGGGATAACGGGTTTTCACGTGTTCTTTCAGGACGTCCATCGGGTTGCGGTCTTTGAGCAAGGGGCGGTGCGGGCGGTTGGCGACGCGACGGGCCAGCACCTTGAGATCGGTTTTCAGCCACAGGGTGATCGCCTTGTCTTTCAGGCGTTCGCGCGTGAGCGGATGGGTGAGGGCGCCGCCGCCGGTGGCCAGAATACGCGGTTCGCCGTCGAGCAGGCGGGCTATGACGCGCTGCTCGCCGTCACGGAAGCCCTGCTCGCCATAGTTGGCGAAGATGTCGGCGACGGTCATGCCGGCGGCCTTTTCGATCTCCTCGTCGGCATCGACGAAGGGCAGGCCGAAATGATCGGCCAGGCGCTTGCCGATGGTGGTCTTGCCCACGCCCATCAGGCCGACCAGCGCAACGGTTTTCGGCAGGATAAAGACGGGGCGCGTACTGGAATCAGTCGCGGAAGGCTCAGGCTCGGCGGTCATAGGGTTTGCTTTACACGATATTAGGGTGACTTTGCCAGAGTCATTACGTGAAACCTTATGAGAGTTGGCGCCAACATTATGCCAAAGACCACGAACGCCCGTTTCGATCCGGTAAAACAGTTCCTGCAGATGATGGCGGTGGAGCGCAATGCGGCGAAACCGACGCTGGAGGCCTATGGCCGCGATCTGAGTGATCTGGCCGAGACGCTGGAGGTGACACCCACCGGCCTGCTTGGTTTGGGTGAGGCGGGTCTGGCGCGCTATTTTACGATTTTGAGCGAACGCGGCCTGTCGCCGGCCACGACACAGCGCAAGCGTTCGGCGGTGCGGCAGTTTTATCGTTTCTGCGTGGCGGAAAACCTGAGCAGCGCTGATCCCAGCCGCAAGATCGCAGCCGCCAAAAAGGGCCTGAGCCTGCCTAAGATCTTGTCGCGCGATGAGGTGGAGGCCCTGATTACGGCCTGCGAGGCGAAAAATCCGGATCAGGCGACGCGTCTCGAATGCCTGATCGAGATGGCCTATGCGTCGGGCATGCGCATTTCCGAGCTGGTCAGTCTGCGGCTCGATGCGGTGCAGCGCGATCCGGCCTTCCTGATTATCAAGGGCAAGGGCGGGGTGGAACGGCTGGTGCCGCTCAATCCCTCGGCGCGGCTGGCCATCAAGGCCTATCTCGATATTCGCGGTGCCTTCCTGCCGTCGAAGGATCAGGCCAATCCGTTCCTGTTTGCCTCGCGCGGCGCCGAAGGCCACCTGACGCGCCGGCGGGTTGGGCAATTGCTCGATGAGGCGGCTGATCAGGCCGGCATCGACCGCGCCCGCGTGTCGCCACACGTTTTGCGCCATGCTTTTGCGACTCACCTGCTGGAGGGCGGGGCTGATTTGCGCACGGTCCAGACCCTGCTGGGCCATGCCGATATCTCAACGACCCAGATCTATACCCATGTGGCCGGCGAGCGCCTGCGCGAGGTGGTTGAGAGCCATCACCCCCTGGCTCAATACGCCGGCAAGGGGAGGCATTGAATTAAGCATCAAATGATGATAAATTTGTGCCTTAGAGGGAGTTTCCATCATGCGTACGACTGTGGTTCTGGATGATGAGCTGATGGCCAGGGCCGAGGAATATACCGGCATAAAGGAAAGGTCCGCGCTTTTGCGTGAGGCTTTGAAAGCCTTGGTCGAGCGTGAAGCATCACGTAGGCTTGCCCGGCTGGGTGGCAGTATGCCCGATGCTGTTGCTGCACCACGTCGTCGCCCGGCTTAAGTCTCTTCATGATACTGGCGGACACTTCAGTCTGGATTGATCATCTTCGCATGCCGAATGCCAGGATGGCGCTTCTGTTGGATGAAACGCAGGTCTTGGGGCATGCGTTTGTGATCGGAGAGTTAGCGCTCGGCAGCCTTCGCCCACATCACCCGACCATAATCGCCATGCAAAATATGCCTCAAGCGATCCGGGCTGCGGATGATGAGGTTATGACCTTTATACGTCTTCATAGCCTGTCTGGTCTCGGTTTTGGCTGGATCGATGCCCACCTGCTGGTATCTACGGCTTTGACAGAGGACGCAATATTGTGGACACGTGACCGGCATCTTCACGAAACCGCCGTTCGATTAGGTTTGGCGGCCGCCTAAAAATCCGCTTTGACCTGAGCGCACTTGCTGTTAAAGCGCTTGTCCCCTAGGTTTATGCGGTGCACCCGCACAGTTCAGGCCAGTTAAGAGCGACATTGATGCGACATTATCTCGAATTCGAACGTCCGATTGCGGACCTGGAAGCCAAGATCGAAGAGTTGTCCTCACTGTCGCAAAGCGGCGGTGCGAACCTCGATGTCGAACTGCGCGCGCTGCGTGACCGCACTGAGGTGCTGCGCCGTGAGACCTATTCGCGCCTTGATCCGTGGCAAAAGACGATGGTGGCGCGCCACCCCGAGCGCCCGCATCTGGTCGATTATATCGGCGGCTTGATCGAGGATTTCGTCGAACTGCGCGGCGATCGCAAATTTGGCGATGACCAGGCGATTGTCGGTGGCCTCGGTCGTTTCCGCGGTCAGTCGGTGGTCGTTATGGGCCATGAAAAGGGCCACGACACCAACACGCGCCTGAAGCACAATTTCGGCATGGCTCGCCCCGAAGGTTACCGCAAGGCGGTCCGCCTGATGGAGATGGCTGAGCAATACGGCCTGCCGGTCCTTACCTTTGTTGATACCGCCGGCGCCTATCCCGGCATTGGCGCCGAAGAACGCGGTCAGGCCGAGGCCATCGCGCGCTCGACCGAAAAGGGCCTGATCCTCAAGGTGCCGATGATCGCTACGGTGACCGGCGAGGGCGGTTCCGGAGGCGCCATCGCTCTGGCTGCCGCCAATCGCGTTCTGATTCTCGAACATTCGATCTATTCGGTGATTTCGCCGGAAGGCGCGGCCTCGATCCTGTGGCACGATGGTTCGCGCGCCAAGGAAGCCGCCGACCAGATGAAGATCACCGCGCCCGACCTGCTCAAGATGGGCATTGTCGACCGCATCGTGGAGGAGCCCGCCGGCGGCGCGCATTCCGATCCGGAAAACATGATCGAGAGACTGGGCGATGTGCTGGAAAGCGAATTGCAGGCCCTGAGTTTCCTCACCGAGGATCAACTGATCGAGCAGCGCGCCCAGCGTTTCTATGATATCGGCCGCAAGGGCCTTATTTAAGTCTTACACGCCCTTGATGTTGTTCGCACCCGAATCGGCTTGTGAGGTAGAGGGTGACATTACTATAGCTGACCGAAATTCACACTCGGAAAGCTTATCATGCGTCACCTCCTCATTTCCACCGTAGCTCTCATGGCGCTGGCGCCAGCGGCCGCCCACGCGGTCGAAGCCGATTTTGTCGGCGTCCGCGCCGGTACACTCGGCGGTGGCGTCGAGTTTGGCGTCAAGCTCAGCCCGCACGTCACGGCGCGGGCCGTCGCCAATGGCGCCAATTTTGGTTACGACGACACCACCGACGATATCCGTTATGAAGGTGACCTGAAACTGGCCTCCTACGGCGCGCAACTCGATTACCGCTTCAGCGAAACCGGGCCGCTTTATGTCACCGCCGGCGTCTATCAGAACGACAACAAGG
The window above is part of the Asticcacaulis sp. MM231 genome. Proteins encoded here:
- a CDS encoding efflux RND transporter periplasmic adaptor subunit translates to MTGDFRVSGGLKTRSPLMVAGLVATLVMALGVSACSGKKGEAKDGKSAAHAAAGHASVVNFAVVRNDNAPVLVSGTGTVSAWQEVAVGAETGGLTAVALLADEGQTVKQGQPLLKMNDVLLQAQLKQTQANYNQSNKAYQRAQTLFQQGYLSASALDNAEASKLTTEAAMQTAQTQVNMATVRAPVSGIITHRTAVLGQNISQGAELFKIVRDGRIELNMEVVETDLKGISAGLPATVTSQSTGPVSGTVRIVTPMVDPSTRLGYARISVPWSSGLRPGMFASGTINAGAQNVMLVPQSAIVYNENVPQVYLLGPDNKVHLRKVTVGPTTPTKDIIIRDGVSVGDRVITTGAGFLNDGDSVKATAAQTGGEH
- a CDS encoding efflux RND transporter permease subunit; amino-acid sequence: MSSQAASPQGGGGFQISSWSIRNPIPTLVFFLVMTVAGILGFQQLRINNWPDIDFPIVVVTVIRSGAAPTELQNQVTRIVEDSVSGLGGVRHIQSVVNEGASTTLVTFQLDVDLEKATNDVRNAVAGVRGNLPSDVQDPIVSRVENAQGQPLLSYTIRAANMSPEDLSWYVDNDVAKKALAVKGVSGLTRDGGVNREIRIELDPSKLAAQGVTAGDVSQQLRSFNVNMPGGRFNSGSAEQTIRTVGGADSIQQLSDTRITLSNGGTVRLGDIATVSDTWSEPRVRARHNGNEVVGFSVQRTRGTSEVHVAEGVREAIKALQASNPNVQIEEVSSSVNEVQRSFDTSMEALLIGAALAVLVVWLFLRDWRATFVSAIAMPMSLLPTFFVMHIFNQSFNVVTLLALSLTVGILVDDAIVEIENIVRHIRAGKKPYQAAIEAADEIGLAVVATTATLIAVFAPTGFMPGIVGQFFKSFAIASCVSVFFSLVVARTLTPLMGAYLLRTNTKHKDDEPFWMKSYLKMLRFCLRHKILVVVCSILFFIGSAGMLITIPSDNIPASDESRSVMSLSLTPGATLAETDAVVKRILGDLKSHPEVSSTYVTEDMESATITINLVPKSKRKLTQAQFEQKFSETLKNYPGLHSSFGQDGGGGTGVAYILASDNEELLRTTSQQLLREMSALPSLTNVHSADNLVRPEIIITPKPDQAALMGVSTSTISSAARVATMGDIDQILAKYNDGDRQIPIRVLLKEDARTNVTNLETLMVPTKYGTSVPLSAVADITFGAGPIAINRIDRTRSATVNADLNGVPNGIADAAVLATPIMKKIKAGEIPGVHIVVNPNNEDFAEMIPNFIIAILTGILLMYVVLVLLFGSFSHPITILLALPLCFGGAFIALIACRMSMSMPSLIGLIMLTGIAAKNSILLVEYAMMSMKEGMSRAEALIESAHKRARPIVMTTVAMGAGMLPVAVGSDSFRQPMAVAVIGGLITSTLLSLLFVPVAYELVDKASNFFGKFINIRAEGKDDPEPPTPDDKGHYEGRF
- a CDS encoding HlyC/CorC family transporter, with translation MLIAALITLVPVLIVILGVSALFSAGETSLTAASRGRMHQLERDGDKAAKRVNKLLTNQEKMIGAILLLQNVLNIGAAAIATISIDRAIPGPWGAAISTGVMTVLVLVFAEVLPKTLAIMRPEDTARFMSRPVMWIVIAFGPVINAVQWFVRAVLGLFGVKLSMAVDVLAAHEEIRGAVEYHHDEGAVQIDDRNMFRGVLDLAELDVSQIMVHRKQIDMIDADLTTAEIIEAALSFSHTRLPLYKDNTENIIGVLHARDLMAAVARSRGDVNSVDVMAIIREPWFIPDTTNLKDQLAAFLKKKSHFALVVDEYGALQGLVTLEDILEEIVGEIDDEHDAVLTSLRKQADGSIHVDGDMPIRDLNRAMDWDLPDDNAVSVAGLVIHEARTIPEPGQTFIFYGRKFQIMRKQRNQIMAIRISPV
- a CDS encoding shikimate kinase, which gives rise to MTAEPEPSATDSSTRPVFILPKTVALVGLMGVGKTTIGKRLADHFGLPFVDADEEIEKAAGMTVADIFANYGEQGFRDGEQRVIARLLDGEPRILATGGGALTHPLTRERLKDKAITLWLKTDLKVLARRVANRPHRPLLKDRNPMDVLKEHVKTRYPLYEMADVTVDTGDQSHVKSLDQVLSALHAYVTGGQ
- a CDS encoding tyrosine recombinase, which encodes MPKTTNARFDPVKQFLQMMAVERNAAKPTLEAYGRDLSDLAETLEVTPTGLLGLGEAGLARYFTILSERGLSPATTQRKRSAVRQFYRFCVAENLSSADPSRKIAAAKKGLSLPKILSRDEVEALITACEAKNPDQATRLECLIEMAYASGMRISELVSLRLDAVQRDPAFLIIKGKGGVERLVPLNPSARLAIKAYLDIRGAFLPSKDQANPFLFASRGAEGHLTRRRVGQLLDEAADQAGIDRARVSPHVLRHAFATHLLEGGADLRTVQTLLGHADISTTQIYTHVAGERLREVVESHHPLAQYAGKGRH
- a CDS encoding type II toxin-antitoxin system VapB family antitoxin, producing the protein MRTTVVLDDELMARAEEYTGIKERSALLREALKALVEREASRRLARLGGSMPDAVAAPRRRPA
- a CDS encoding type II toxin-antitoxin system VapC family toxin yields the protein MILADTSVWIDHLRMPNARMALLLDETQVLGHAFVIGELALGSLRPHHPTIIAMQNMPQAIRAADDEVMTFIRLHSLSGLGFGWIDAHLLVSTALTEDAILWTRDRHLHETAVRLGLAAA
- a CDS encoding acetyl-CoA carboxylase carboxyltransferase subunit alpha translates to MMRHYLEFERPIADLEAKIEELSSLSQSGGANLDVELRALRDRTEVLRRETYSRLDPWQKTMVARHPERPHLVDYIGGLIEDFVELRGDRKFGDDQAIVGGLGRFRGQSVVVMGHEKGHDTNTRLKHNFGMARPEGYRKAVRLMEMAEQYGLPVLTFVDTAGAYPGIGAEERGQAEAIARSTEKGLILKVPMIATVTGEGGSGGAIALAAANRVLILEHSIYSVISPEGAASILWHDGSRAKEAADQMKITAPDLLKMGIVDRIVEEPAGGAHSDPENMIERLGDVLESELQALSFLTEDQLIEQRAQRFYDIGRKGLI